Proteins from a genomic interval of Bradyrhizobium sp. CCGB01:
- the sthA gene encoding Si-specific NAD(P)(+) transhydrogenase produces MYDYDMVVIGSGPSGRRAAVQCAKLGKAVLVVEKGRRVGGVSVHTGTIPSKTLRETVLNLSGWRERGFYGRSYKVKQDIAASDLMIRLQKTLDHEVEVFEHQFSRNLVRTANGEARLVSPHEVEITSAIGETRTVSAAFILIACGTRPFRPDYVPFDGATVLDSDEIIELQKLPRSLAVIGAGVIGVEYATIFSALDVPVTLIEPRPTFLDFIDKELIDEFMHELRDRNVALRLGSKVTSIEKNAQGSIVTNLSDGRHVTTDMLLFAAGRVGATDKLNLEAAGIVVDHRGRISVDPVTLQTSVPHIYAAGDVIGFPSLASTSMEQGRVAACHALGMEPLAPPEFFPYGIYSVPEISTAGLTEEEVRTRGIPYEVGIARFRETSRGHIMGLNSGMMKMIFSTKTRRLLGVHILGEGATELIHIGQAVLNLKGTIDYFIQNTFNYPTLAEAYKIAGLDAWNRMTR; encoded by the coding sequence ATGTACGACTACGACATGGTGGTGATCGGCTCGGGCCCGTCGGGGCGCCGGGCCGCGGTGCAATGTGCCAAGCTCGGCAAGGCCGTGCTGGTGGTGGAGAAGGGCCGACGGGTCGGCGGCGTCTCCGTCCATACTGGCACGATCCCCTCGAAGACGCTGCGCGAGACCGTGCTCAATCTCTCCGGCTGGCGCGAGCGCGGCTTCTACGGCCGCTCCTACAAGGTGAAGCAGGACATCGCGGCGAGCGACCTGATGATTCGCCTTCAGAAGACGCTCGACCACGAGGTCGAGGTGTTCGAGCATCAGTTCAGCCGTAACCTCGTCCGCACTGCCAATGGCGAGGCGCGGCTGGTCTCGCCGCACGAGGTCGAGATCACCAGCGCGATCGGCGAGACCAGGACGGTGTCCGCTGCTTTCATCCTGATCGCCTGCGGCACCCGCCCGTTCCGGCCCGACTATGTGCCGTTCGACGGCGCCACCGTGCTCGACAGCGACGAGATCATCGAGTTGCAGAAGCTGCCGCGCAGCCTGGCCGTGATTGGCGCCGGCGTGATCGGCGTGGAATATGCCACCATCTTCAGCGCGCTCGACGTGCCCGTGACCCTGATCGAGCCCCGGCCGACCTTCCTCGACTTCATCGACAAGGAATTGATCGACGAGTTCATGCACGAGCTGCGCGACCGCAACGTCGCGCTGCGGCTCGGCTCGAAGGTCACGTCGATCGAGAAGAATGCGCAAGGCAGCATCGTCACGAACCTGTCCGACGGGCGGCACGTCACCACGGACATGCTGCTGTTCGCGGCCGGCCGTGTCGGCGCCACCGACAAGCTCAATCTCGAAGCCGCCGGCATCGTTGTCGACCATCGCGGCCGTATCTCGGTCGATCCCGTGACGTTGCAAACCAGCGTGCCGCACATCTACGCGGCCGGTGACGTGATCGGCTTTCCGAGTCTCGCCTCCACATCGATGGAGCAGGGCCGCGTCGCGGCGTGCCACGCCCTCGGCATGGAGCCGCTGGCGCCGCCGGAATTCTTTCCCTACGGCATCTATTCGGTGCCGGAGATCTCGACGGCAGGCCTGACGGAAGAAGAGGTGCGTACGCGCGGCATTCCCTACGAGGTCGGCATCGCGCGCTTCCGCGAGACCTCGCGCGGCCACATCATGGGGCTGAACAGCGGCATGATGAAGATGATCTTCTCGACCAAGACGCGCCGCCTGCTCGGCGTGCACATCCTCGGCGAAGGCGCCACCGAGCTGATCCATATCGGCCAGGCCGTTCTGAACCTCAAAGGTACCATCGACTATTTCATCCAGAACACGTTCAACTATCCGACGCTGGCGGAAGCGTACAAGATCGCCGGGCTGGATGCGTGGAACAGGATGACGCGGTAG
- a CDS encoding cytochrome P450, producing MSMQNVAAPALQFTAPRRNELTHIPGDEGWPIIGKTFQVLADPKGHIEANGAKYGPVYRTHVFGETNVVLLGPEANELVMFDQQKLFSSTHGWNKVLGLLFPRGLMLLDFDEHRLHRKALSVAFKSGPMKSYLSDLDRGIAARVAQWKAKPGEMQLYPAMKQLTLDLAAASFLGADIGPEVDEINRAFVDMVAAAVAPIRRPLPGTRMAAGVKGRKRIVAYFREQIPLRRGNHGGDDLFSQLCRATHEDGALLSEQDIIDHMSFLMMAAHDTLTSSLTSFVGELAANPDWQDRLRAEVLALGLAPGAPSSFDDLEKMPLSEMAFKEALRIKPPVPSMPRRAMRDFTFKGFTIPAGTAVGVNPLYTHHMKDIWPEPDRFDPLRFTEEAQRNRHRFAWVPFGGGAHMCLGLHFAYMQAKCFARHFLQNIEVSLEPGYKPDWQMWPIPKPRDGLKVRVKAV from the coding sequence ATGTCGATGCAGAATGTGGCCGCCCCTGCGCTTCAGTTCACCGCGCCCAGGCGCAACGAGCTGACGCACATCCCCGGTGACGAGGGCTGGCCGATCATCGGCAAGACCTTTCAGGTGCTGGCCGACCCCAAGGGACATATCGAGGCGAACGGCGCCAAATACGGCCCGGTCTACCGCACCCATGTTTTCGGCGAGACCAACGTCGTGCTGCTCGGCCCCGAGGCCAACGAACTCGTGATGTTCGACCAGCAAAAGCTGTTCTCGTCGACGCACGGCTGGAACAAGGTGCTCGGCCTGCTGTTTCCGCGCGGATTGATGCTGCTCGATTTCGACGAGCACCGGCTGCATCGCAAGGCGCTGTCGGTCGCGTTCAAGTCCGGGCCGATGAAGTCCTATCTCAGCGATCTCGACCGCGGCATCGCCGCGCGCGTCGCGCAGTGGAAGGCAAAGCCCGGCGAGATGCAGCTTTATCCGGCGATGAAGCAGCTCACGCTCGACCTTGCCGCGGCGTCCTTCCTCGGTGCCGATATCGGGCCGGAGGTGGACGAGATCAACCGCGCCTTCGTCGACATGGTCGCGGCCGCCGTCGCCCCGATCCGCCGACCCCTGCCGGGCACCCGGATGGCGGCCGGCGTGAAGGGGCGCAAGCGCATCGTCGCCTATTTCCGCGAGCAGATCCCGCTGCGGCGCGGCAATCACGGCGGTGACGATCTGTTCTCGCAGCTCTGCCGCGCCACCCATGAGGACGGCGCGCTGCTCTCCGAGCAGGACATCATCGACCATATGAGCTTCTTGATGATGGCGGCGCACGACACCCTGACCTCGTCACTGACGTCCTTCGTCGGCGAGCTCGCCGCGAATCCGGACTGGCAGGACAGGCTGCGCGCGGAGGTTCTCGCGCTCGGCCTCGCCCCGGGCGCGCCCAGCAGCTTCGACGATCTCGAAAAGATGCCGCTGTCGGAAATGGCGTTCAAGGAAGCGTTGCGGATCAAGCCGCCGGTGCCCTCGATGCCGCGCCGCGCGATGCGCGACTTCACCTTCAAGGGCTTCACGATTCCCGCCGGCACCGCGGTCGGCGTCAATCCGCTCTACACGCATCACATGAAGGACATCTGGCCGGAGCCGGATCGCTTCGATCCCTTGCGCTTCACCGAGGAAGCCCAGCGCAACCGGCATCGCTTCGCCTGGGTGCCGTTCGGCGGCGGCGCGCATATGTGCCTCGGCCTGCACTTCGCCTACATGCAGGCAAAATGCTTCGCGCGGCACTTCCTGCAGAACATCGAGGTGTCGCTGGAGCCGGGCTACAAGCCGGACTGGCAGATGTGGCCGATCCCGAAGCCGCGGGATGGGTTGAAGGTGCGGGTGAAGGCGGTTTAG
- a CDS encoding LLM class flavin-dependent oxidoreductase gives MARLKFGAFLAPHHPIGEHPMLQFRRDLDLVEQLDALGYDEFWCGEHHSSGWEMIASPEMFLAAAGERTKRIKLGTGVVSLPYHHPFNVAQRMVQLDHMTGGRAIFGSGPGALASDAHTLGIDPMTQRDRQDEAIGVIRRLFNGERVTAKSDWFTMNDAALQLLPLQEEMPFVVASQISPSGMTLAGKYGIGIISLGSMTTQGLMSLQQQWQFAEDAAKKHGTKVDRANWRVLLTWHLAETREQARREAGAGLMRWHNEYNVGTLQRPGLTAFSSPDEAVDKTAFVEGAASVIGTPDDLVKMIKNVMQVSGGVGAVIGFVHDWANPENTRRSWDLVARYVVPEINGYIDGLRKSQKFVIENRAIFERAGQAVMAKIMENEKAAEALKVTGAGRVAIPAVNAPDLQKEAAKR, from the coding sequence ATGGCGCGCCTGAAGTTCGGAGCCTTCCTTGCCCCGCATCACCCGATCGGGGAGCATCCGATGCTCCAGTTCCGGCGCGATCTCGACCTGGTCGAGCAGCTCGACGCGCTCGGCTATGACGAGTTCTGGTGTGGCGAGCATCATTCTTCCGGCTGGGAGATGATCGCCTCGCCCGAGATGTTTCTGGCCGCGGCCGGCGAGCGCACCAAGCGGATCAAGCTCGGCACCGGCGTGGTGTCGCTGCCCTACCACCATCCCTTCAACGTCGCCCAGCGCATGGTGCAGCTCGACCACATGACCGGCGGCCGCGCCATCTTCGGCTCCGGCCCCGGCGCGCTTGCCTCCGACGCGCACACGCTCGGCATCGATCCGATGACGCAGCGCGACCGCCAGGACGAGGCCATCGGCGTGATCCGCCGCCTCTTCAACGGCGAGCGCGTCACCGCGAAGAGTGACTGGTTCACGATGAACGACGCCGCGCTCCAGCTCCTGCCGCTGCAGGAGGAGATGCCGTTCGTGGTGGCTTCGCAGATTTCGCCCTCGGGCATGACGCTCGCCGGCAAATACGGCATCGGCATCATCTCGCTGGGCTCGATGACGACGCAGGGGCTGATGTCGCTGCAACAGCAATGGCAGTTCGCCGAGGATGCCGCCAAGAAGCACGGCACCAAGGTGGATCGCGCGAACTGGCGCGTGCTGCTGACCTGGCACCTCGCCGAGACCCGCGAGCAGGCCCGCCGCGAAGCCGGCGCCGGCCTGATGCGCTGGCACAACGAATATAATGTCGGCACGCTGCAGCGGCCGGGCCTGACCGCGTTCTCCTCGCCCGATGAGGCCGTGGACAAGACCGCTTTCGTCGAGGGGGCGGCCTCCGTCATCGGCACGCCCGACGACCTCGTCAAGATGATCAAGAACGTGATGCAGGTGTCGGGCGGCGTCGGCGCCGTCATCGGCTTCGTGCACGATTGGGCCAACCCCGAGAATACGCGCCGGAGCTGGGACCTGGTGGCCCGCTATGTCGTGCCGGAGATCAACGGCTATATCGACGGACTGCGCAAGTCGCAAAAGTTCGTGATCGAGAACCGCGCGATCTTCGAACGCGCCGGGCAGGCCGTGATGGCGAAGATCATGGAGAACGAGAAGGCTGCAGAGGCGCTGAAGGTGACCGGCGCCGGCCGCGTTGCCATTCCCGCCGTCAACGCCCCGGATTTGCAGAAGGAAGCGGCGAAGCGGTAG
- a CDS encoding sensor histidine kinase — protein sequence MEKLIDEFRKGWQGEAPPSLVLSLAFAVACLLVATLARWGLAHVRPDVYFTPYFPAVFFAAAFGGLRIGIITALVGGVLGVVVNFGDAFADRARFTLLTLYWGVSALTIWGVEHYRTMLVEQRRISRRLIEEEEYRKLLVDELQHRLKNKLSTAHAVLHQVLHDQPQVWARIDPRLRSLAATDDLISRIDKGGCDIRDLLIAELGPYGHVRFTLNGDQLFLPPKLAVTLSLMFHELATNAGKYGAFSAPRGLLQVSWTVSGDRLTVTWDETEGPSIDKVSEPGFGTKLLKSALSAFDGKSEVSYLKTGLHCIMQCRIPENG from the coding sequence ATGGAGAAGCTGATCGACGAATTCCGCAAGGGCTGGCAGGGCGAGGCACCACCATCGCTCGTTCTCAGCCTCGCCTTCGCGGTCGCCTGCCTGCTGGTTGCGACGCTGGCGCGCTGGGGCCTCGCGCATGTGCGGCCCGACGTCTACTTCACCCCGTATTTCCCGGCCGTGTTCTTTGCCGCCGCATTCGGCGGCTTGCGCATCGGCATCATCACGGCGCTGGTCGGCGGCGTGCTCGGCGTCGTCGTCAATTTCGGCGACGCTTTTGCCGATCGCGCCAGGTTCACCTTGCTGACCCTTTATTGGGGCGTCTCCGCACTCACCATCTGGGGCGTCGAGCATTATCGCACGATGCTGGTGGAGCAGCGCCGGATCTCCAGGCGCCTGATCGAGGAAGAAGAGTATCGCAAGCTGCTGGTCGACGAGCTCCAGCACCGGCTGAAGAACAAGCTGTCGACGGCGCACGCGGTCCTGCACCAGGTGCTGCACGACCAGCCGCAGGTCTGGGCCCGGATCGATCCGCGGCTACGGTCGCTGGCCGCGACCGACGATCTGATCTCGCGGATCGACAAGGGGGGCTGCGACATCCGCGATCTCCTGATCGCTGAGCTCGGACCTTACGGCCATGTCCGCTTCACGCTCAACGGCGACCAGCTGTTCCTGCCGCCGAAGCTCGCGGTCACGCTATCGCTGATGTTTCACGAGCTCGCCACCAACGCGGGCAAATATGGTGCCTTCTCCGCGCCGCGCGGCTTGTTGCAGGTGTCATGGACCGTCAGCGGCGACCGCCTGACCGTGACCTGGGATGAAACCGAGGGCCCGAGCATCGATAAGGTCTCGGAGCCGGGCTTCGGCACAAAGCTGCTGAAGTCGGCGCTGTCGGCTTTCGACGGCAAGTCCGAGGTCTCGTATCTCAAGACCGGCCTGCATTGCATCATGCAATGCCGCATCCCGGAGAACGGCTAG
- a CDS encoding bifunctional diguanylate cyclase/phosphodiesterase, with the protein MNDNTYNGASDAELGFLKEIVRMLPAGLTVQDAQGKLLLVNDVAAAQLGMDGSRPSPDLAQRREACERALRAGQPVTTEEALHDGAARQVLLTTHRPVSLAGRELLISASSDITEQKNFEDQLFRSAYFDELTGLPSRRVIEHRANSLLAQGGAGERFALAFLDVDNFKHINDYYGHAVGDALLVELSKRLGRDLRDSDMLSRISGDEFLLLLSPIQSQEEVAEFMQSTLERLTAPFFIDNSELFASTSVGVSLYPDHGRSFEMLRQNADIAMYRIKNAGKGSAAFFDSSMEREALARMKIEQSLRLAILEKRFCCAFQSKVDIRTQAVKGIEALVRLRDDEGVIQAPGSFINLASELGLIDELTHLVLAEIVKSIDLINDTFGAEATISINVAAKQAGNPEFMRSFAQALDDTGFPQRFMIEVTEDAFVAKNDFQAEILPMFRKLGVGISIDDFGTGYSSLSALADITADEIKIDRSFITDIHKRPRSQGILRAIESLSEALGMTVIAEGLESYEELAYLQAATKIRYAQGYYFARPIFLEELKLATPVSSESRPGVSNRPMQQNRQGYSRASGYRR; encoded by the coding sequence ATGAACGACAACACATATAACGGCGCGAGCGATGCCGAACTCGGATTTCTCAAGGAAATCGTTAGAATGCTGCCTGCCGGCCTGACCGTGCAGGACGCGCAAGGCAAGCTTCTCCTGGTTAACGATGTCGCGGCCGCCCAGCTCGGCATGGACGGCAGCCGTCCGTCACCCGATCTCGCGCAGCGCCGCGAAGCTTGCGAGCGAGCGCTGAGAGCCGGACAGCCTGTCACCACCGAGGAAGCGCTCCACGACGGGGCCGCACGCCAGGTGCTGCTGACCACCCATCGCCCTGTCAGCCTCGCCGGACGCGAGCTGCTGATCTCGGCTTCCTCCGACATCACCGAGCAGAAGAACTTCGAGGACCAGCTGTTCCGCTCGGCCTATTTCGACGAGCTGACCGGCCTGCCCTCGCGGCGCGTGATCGAGCACCGCGCCAACAGCCTGCTCGCGCAGGGCGGCGCCGGCGAACGCTTCGCGCTGGCCTTTCTCGACGTCGACAATTTCAAGCACATCAACGACTATTACGGCCACGCCGTCGGCGATGCGCTGCTGGTCGAGCTGTCGAAACGGCTCGGGCGGGACTTGCGCGATTCCGACATGCTCTCGCGCATCTCCGGCGACGAATTCCTGCTGCTGCTCTCGCCGATCCAGAGCCAGGAGGAAGTCGCCGAGTTCATGCAATCGACGCTGGAGCGGCTGACCGCACCGTTCTTCATCGACAATTCGGAGCTGTTCGCTTCCACCTCCGTCGGCGTCAGCCTCTATCCCGACCACGGTCGCAGCTTCGAGATGCTGCGCCAGAACGCCGACATCGCGATGTACCGCATCAAGAACGCCGGCAAGGGATCGGCGGCCTTCTTCGATTCCAGCATGGAGCGCGAGGCGCTGGCGCGGATGAAGATCGAGCAGTCGCTGCGGCTCGCCATCCTCGAAAAGCGCTTCTGTTGCGCGTTCCAGTCCAAGGTCGACATCCGCACCCAGGCCGTGAAGGGCATCGAGGCACTGGTGCGGCTGCGCGACGACGAGGGCGTGATCCAGGCACCCGGCTCGTTCATCAACCTCGCCAGCGAGCTCGGGCTGATCGACGAGCTGACCCATCTCGTGCTGGCCGAGATCGTCAAGTCGATCGACCTGATCAACGACACCTTCGGCGCGGAAGCGACCATCAGCATCAACGTCGCGGCCAAGCAGGCCGGCAATCCCGAATTCATGCGCAGCTTTGCGCAGGCGCTGGACGACACCGGCTTTCCCCAGCGCTTCATGATCGAGGTGACGGAAGACGCCTTCGTCGCCAAAAACGATTTCCAGGCCGAGATCCTGCCGATGTTCCGCAAGCTCGGCGTCGGCATCTCGATCGACGATTTCGGCACCGGCTATTCCTCACTCTCGGCACTCGCCGACATCACCGCCGACGAGATCAAGATCGATCGCTCCTTCATCACCGACATCCATAAGCGCCCGCGCAGCCAGGGCATCCTGCGCGCGATCGAATCCTTGAGCGAAGCGCTCGGCATGACCGTGATCGCCGAAGGCCTCGAATCCTACGAGGAGCTGGCCTATCTCCAGGCCGCGACCAAGATCCGCTACGCGCAGGGCTATTATTTCGCCCGGCCGATCTTCCTGGAGGAGCTCAAGCTCGCAACCCCCGTCTCCAGCGAATCCCGCCCCGGCGTGTCCAACCGCCCGATGCAGCAGAACCGCCAGGGCTATTCGCGCGCGAGCGGGTATCGGCGGTAG
- a CDS encoding SDR family NAD(P)-dependent oxidoreductase produces MGRLDSKVAVITGTTSGIGLRTAEVFVAEGAKIVIAGRRVPEGEALAKQLGANCIFLQTDVTVEAQMQALIALAVEKFGRIDCLFNNAGGPAQTGGIEGLEVERFDAAMATLVRSVMLGMKHAAPAMKKQGSGSIINNGSIAGRLAGFSSSIVYGAAKAAVIHLTKCVAMELGESNVRVNSISPGAIATGIFGKALGLSTDAAEKTPAMMREVYKTAQPIPRAGLPDDIAQAAVFLASDESSFINGHDLVIDGAMTGGRNWSQQQQGLAALRNAFDQGA; encoded by the coding sequence ATGGGCAGGCTGGACAGCAAGGTTGCGGTGATTACAGGCACGACGAGCGGGATCGGCCTGCGTACCGCGGAAGTCTTCGTTGCCGAAGGTGCCAAAATTGTGATCGCGGGGCGGCGCGTACCTGAGGGCGAGGCGCTGGCCAAGCAGCTCGGGGCCAATTGCATCTTCCTGCAGACCGATGTGACGGTCGAAGCGCAGATGCAGGCGCTGATCGCGCTCGCGGTGGAAAAATTCGGCCGGATCGACTGCCTGTTCAACAATGCCGGCGGCCCGGCGCAGACCGGCGGCATCGAAGGCCTCGAGGTCGAGCGGTTCGACGCGGCCATGGCGACGCTGGTCCGAAGCGTCATGCTCGGCATGAAGCACGCCGCGCCCGCCATGAAGAAGCAGGGGTCTGGCAGCATCATCAACAATGGCAGCATCGCTGGCCGCCTCGCCGGTTTCTCCTCCTCGATCGTCTATGGCGCGGCCAAGGCGGCGGTGATCCATCTCACCAAATGCGTGGCGATGGAGCTCGGCGAGTCCAATGTCCGGGTCAACTCGATCTCACCCGGCGCGATCGCGACCGGCATCTTCGGCAAGGCGCTCGGGCTTTCGACCGATGCGGCGGAGAAGACGCCGGCGATGATGCGCGAGGTCTACAAGACCGCGCAGCCGATCCCGCGCGCGGGCCTCCCTGATGATATCGCCCAGGCCGCGGTGTTCCTGGCCAGCGACGAATCCAGCTTCATCAACGGCCACGACCTCGTCATCGACGGCGCCATGACCGGCGGCCGCAACTGGAGTCAGCAGCAGCAAGGCCTGGCGGCCTTGCGCAATGCGTTCGATCAGGGGGCGTAG
- a CDS encoding substrate-binding domain-containing protein, translated as MRRSLILTAAILGLAASTSAQADDLKVALIYGKTGPLEAYAKQTETGLQMGFEYATKGTMTLDGRKIVVITKDDQGKPDLSKAALAEAYQDDKADIAIGTTSSAAALAILPVAEENKKILIVEPAVADQITGEKWNRYIFRTGRNSSQDAISNAVAIGKQGVTVATLAQDYAFGRDGVAAFKEALAKTGATLAAEEYAPTNTTDFTAVGQRLFDALKDKPGRKVIWVIWAGAGNPLAKLQDMDPKRYGIELSTGGNILPALAAYKSLPGMEGATYYFYEIPKNPVNDWFVAEHQKRFNAPPDFFTAGGFAAAMSVVAAVTKAKSTDTEKLITAMEGLEFDTPKGKMVFRKEDHQALQSMYHFKVKVDPNVAWAVLEPVRELKIEDMDVPVRNKR; from the coding sequence GTGCGTCGATCGCTCATTCTCACAGCAGCCATCCTCGGCCTGGCGGCGAGTACCTCCGCGCAAGCCGACGACCTCAAGGTCGCATTGATCTACGGCAAGACCGGCCCGCTTGAGGCTTACGCCAAGCAGACCGAGACCGGCCTGCAAATGGGTTTCGAATACGCCACCAAGGGCACCATGACGCTCGACGGTCGCAAGATCGTCGTCATCACCAAGGACGACCAGGGCAAGCCGGACCTTTCGAAGGCGGCGCTGGCCGAAGCCTATCAGGACGACAAGGCGGACATCGCGATCGGCACGACCTCGTCGGCAGCAGCCCTCGCCATTCTCCCCGTCGCCGAGGAGAACAAGAAGATCCTGATCGTCGAGCCCGCGGTCGCGGACCAGATTACCGGCGAGAAATGGAATCGCTACATCTTCCGCACCGGGCGCAATTCGTCGCAGGACGCGATCTCGAACGCGGTCGCGATCGGCAAGCAGGGCGTCACCGTTGCGACGCTGGCGCAGGACTACGCCTTCGGCCGCGACGGCGTCGCCGCCTTCAAGGAGGCGCTCGCCAAGACCGGCGCGACGCTCGCCGCGGAAGAATATGCTCCGACCAACACCACCGACTTCACCGCGGTCGGCCAGCGCCTGTTCGATGCGCTGAAGGACAAGCCCGGCCGCAAGGTGATCTGGGTGATCTGGGCCGGCGCCGGCAATCCGCTGGCCAAGCTCCAGGATATGGATCCGAAGCGCTACGGCATCGAGCTGTCGACCGGCGGCAACATCCTGCCGGCGCTCGCCGCCTATAAGAGCCTGCCGGGCATGGAAGGCGCGACCTATTATTTCTATGAGATCCCGAAGAACCCGGTGAACGACTGGTTCGTCGCCGAGCACCAGAAGCGCTTCAACGCGCCGCCGGACTTCTTCACCGCGGGCGGTTTCGCCGCCGCGATGTCCGTCGTCGCCGCCGTCACCAAGGCGAAGTCGACCGACACCGAGAAGCTGATCACGGCGATGGAAGGCCTGGAGTTCGACACGCCGAAGGGCAAGATGGTGTTCCGCAAGGAGGACCATCAGGCGCTCCAGAGCATGTATCACTTCAAGGTCAAGGTCGATCCGAACGTCGCCTGGGCCGTGCTCGAGCCGGTGCGCGAGCTGAAGATCGAGGACATGGACGTTCCGGTCCGCAACAAGCGCTGA
- a CDS encoding sigma-54-dependent Fis family transcriptional regulator — MSASHPDVSDPAYVRARAMVTLFERLEHLCEGAIAIDRGGRVIYVNEKYLASLGLKQTAEAIGRPIEEIIPNSLMRNVAESGEPILLDIMELGGEQLVVTRMPIEDEDRNVIGAIGFVLYDHLESLKPLLARVAQLESDLRLARRQLSNARAARFTFADFVGTTPGIAQAKEFAKRAARQSVTVLLTGETGTGKELLAQAIHNASSRADKPFVSVNVAAIPETLIESEFFGTAPGAYTGADRRGREGKFRVADGGTLFLDEIGEMPLQLQAKLLRVLQEREIEPLGSDKITKVDVRVIAATNVDLRKRVSDGAFRADLYYRLNVLSIELPPLRKSQGDLPDICARLIEDISASGDFLHARITPSGLSALARYDWPGNVRELRNVLERALILSDSGRLTGDDFVHILPVGADAGPAPAQRTTGPVVPYAEAEAEFEKQTLEHALAASNGQISEAARMLRISRATFYKKLAKFGLASGSPPV; from the coding sequence ATGTCCGCCTCTCACCCAGACGTCAGCGATCCCGCCTATGTCCGCGCGCGGGCGATGGTGACGCTGTTCGAGCGGCTGGAGCATCTGTGCGAGGGCGCGATCGCGATCGATCGCGGCGGGCGGGTCATCTACGTCAACGAGAAATATCTGGCCTCGCTCGGTCTCAAGCAGACGGCGGAAGCGATCGGCCGGCCGATCGAGGAGATCATCCCGAACAGCCTGATGCGGAACGTGGCCGAGAGTGGCGAGCCGATCCTGCTCGACATCATGGAGCTTGGCGGCGAGCAGCTCGTGGTGACGCGCATGCCGATCGAGGACGAGGACCGCAACGTCATCGGCGCGATCGGCTTCGTGCTCTATGACCACCTCGAGAGCCTCAAGCCGCTGCTCGCCCGCGTCGCCCAGCTCGAGAGCGATCTGCGGCTGGCGCGGCGGCAATTGTCCAACGCCCGCGCGGCGCGTTTCACGTTCGCCGATTTCGTCGGCACCACACCGGGAATCGCGCAGGCCAAGGAATTCGCCAAACGCGCGGCGCGGCAGAGCGTGACCGTGCTGCTCACCGGCGAGACCGGCACCGGCAAGGAGCTGCTGGCCCAGGCGATCCACAATGCGTCCTCGCGCGCGGACAAGCCGTTCGTCAGCGTCAATGTCGCGGCGATCCCGGAGACGCTGATCGAGTCCGAGTTCTTCGGCACCGCGCCGGGCGCCTATACCGGCGCCGACCGCAGGGGGCGCGAGGGAAAATTCCGGGTCGCCGACGGCGGCACGCTGTTCCTCGACGAGATCGGCGAGATGCCGCTGCAATTGCAGGCCAAGCTCCTGCGCGTGTTGCAAGAGCGCGAGATCGAGCCGCTCGGCTCGGACAAGATCACCAAGGTCGATGTGCGCGTGATTGCCGCGACCAATGTGGATTTGCGCAAGCGCGTCAGCGACGGCGCCTTCCGCGCCGATCTCTACTACCGCCTCAACGTGCTCTCGATCGAGCTGCCGCCTCTGCGCAAATCCCAGGGCGATCTCCCCGACATCTGCGCGCGGCTGATCGAGGACATCAGTGCTTCCGGCGATTTCCTCCATGCCAGGATCACACCGAGCGGATTGTCGGCGCTCGCGCGCTACGACTGGCCCGGCAACGTCCGCGAGCTCCGCAACGTCCTGGAGCGCGCGCTGATCCTGAGCGATTCCGGGCGCCTGACCGGCGACGATTTCGTCCACATCCTGCCGGTCGGTGCGGATGCCGGCCCGGCACCCGCACAGCGCACGACCGGCCCGGTCGTCCCCTATGCCGAAGCGGAGGCGGAGTTCGAGAAGCAGACGCTCGAGCATGCACTCGCCGCCAGCAACGGGCAGATCTCGGAAGCCGCGCGGATGCTGCGCATCTCGCGCGCGACGTTCTACAAGAAGCTCGCCAAGTTTGGTCTCGCGTCGGGATCGCCGCCTGTCTGA